The sequence AGCTTGACTTCCAAAATGGCGGGTATGGAGCCGTCCGCTTTGGGTTGGGAGGCGACGATCCGGATCGCGCCTCCGGTGACAGTCACCCATTCGCTGGCGGCCGCATAGGATTTGGCTGGCAGAAAAAATGCGAGGAGAAGGGTTGTCGCAGCGAGGCGCTGAGCCATGTTCTCTATTGTGGTGCGTCTGGTCATGGTCAAGCAGTATAGCGTTTCATCGTCGGCCTCCAGCCGCCCGGACGCATGGAAGCGATCATAATTGTTTGATCGCAGCGTTAGCGCCGCGCGTGCAATTTTCGCAGCCGCCACGTAGAGGCGCTTTTCATTTCGTGGCGAATTGGTAGGCTATCTCCATTATGGCAACAACGACGCTGCAAAAGACGCGTGAACGTGGCTTCCTTGACGGTCAGTTCCTGATCGCCATGCCCAGCATGTTTGACGCGAATTTTGCCCGCACAGTCATTTTCGTCTGTGCCCATTCCGAAGATGGGGCGATGGGTTTCGTGCTCAACCGGCCGCAACGCCTGACCTTTCCGGATGTGCTGCTGCACCTGCAGCTCCTCGATCCCGACGATGCAATCCGCTTGCCGGCGACGGCGCGCGATTTCCAGATACAGGCTGGTGGCCCCGTCGAGACCGGCCGCGGCTTCGTGCTGCATTCCGACGATTATTTAAGCGATTCCAGCATTCCCGTCAGTGACGACATCTGCCTCACGGCGACGCTCGATATCGTCAGGGCGATCTCCCGTGGTGAAGGACCGCTCAAGGCGACGATGCTGCTCGGCTACGCCGGTTGGGGCCCCGGCCAACTCGAAAACGAAATCTCGCAGAACGGCTGGCTGACGTGCCCCGCCAGCGAGGAACTGATCTTCGACCGCGCGCTTGACGAGAAATACGACCGGGCCCTGGCGCTGATGGGCGTCAGTTCCGCGATGCTTTCGACCGACGCCGGCCACGCCTGACCTGGCCGCCGAGGACGCGGCGGCGTCATACCAGCCTGGCACACTCAGAGATGCGCTGTTCGTTCAGCCGGTGACTTGCATGAAGCTCTTCGCGTGCAGCAATTGCGGTCAGCCAGTCTATTTCGACAATCGCTACTGCGTGGCCTGTGGCAGCCAGCTGGGTTTTCTGCCCGCGCAGACGGCGATCTATGCGGGAAATCCCTCAGGTGACGGAACCTGGCAATGTGCGGCATTGCCGGGGCAAAGGTTGCGATTTTGCGACAATGCCCGCATCGACGTCTGCAACTGGCTACTCACCGATGCGGAGCGCGGGCCTTTTTGTGCCGCATGCCGTCACAACCGGATTGTTCCGGCGGTCAGCCAGCCAGGTTTGCGACGATGGCAACGCATTGCTCAGGCGCAGCGCCATCTGTTCTATTCGCTGATCAGGCTGAACCTGCCTCGTCCGGACCGTGAAGAGGACCCGCAAGGCGGCCTCGTTTTCGATTTTCTGGCCGATGAGGTCGGCGCTGACGGGGAAGTCGTTCCGGCGATGACGCGCCACGAGGAGGGGCTCATCAGCCTGCGCGCTGCAGAAGCTGACGACGAGACGCGCGAAAGTATCCGTGTGTCGATGAACGAACCTTACCGCACATTGCTCGGGCACTTCCGGCATGAGATCGGGCATTTCTATTGGCCGCGGCTCGTTCGGGATGAACCGACGCTTGCCGAGGCGAGAGCGCTTTTCGGCGACGAACGGGAGGACTATGCCGAGGCT is a genomic window of Sinorhizobium numidicum containing:
- a CDS encoding YqgE/AlgH family protein; protein product: MATTTLQKTRERGFLDGQFLIAMPSMFDANFARTVIFVCAHSEDGAMGFVLNRPQRLTFPDVLLHLQLLDPDDAIRLPATARDFQIQAGGPVETGRGFVLHSDDYLSDSSIPVSDDICLTATLDIVRAISRGEGPLKATMLLGYAGWGPGQLENEISQNGWLTCPASEELIFDRALDEKYDRALALMGVSSAMLSTDAGHA
- a CDS encoding zinc-binding metallopeptidase family protein — translated: MKLFACSNCGQPVYFDNRYCVACGSQLGFLPAQTAIYAGNPSGDGTWQCAALPGQRLRFCDNARIDVCNWLLTDAERGPFCAACRHNRIVPAVSQPGLRRWQRIAQAQRHLFYSLIRLNLPRPDREEDPQGGLVFDFLADEVGADGEVVPAMTRHEEGLISLRAAEADDETRESIRVSMNEPYRTLLGHFRHEIGHFYWPRLVRDEPTLAEARALFGDEREDYAEALRRNYENGPPADWQERFISSYASSHPAEDFAECWAHCLHIVDTLETARAFGLSIDPRHHEEMAAEVDFDPYTVREAQVLVDSWIPLSVALNAVQRSMGQPDSYPFVLSPPVVEKLDFVINLVHGARRS